A single Vibrio sp. YMD68 DNA region contains:
- a CDS encoding EAL domain-containing protein, which yields MKAKRLFLLTVTLAGIIISLTTLLFAQANKLLTEKAPLIEASQEIKINGTLAHLWFEEVMSGDATQSVQEVWYYLDLADWHTLALLEGGSSIQGDFKPIQDSALRIILVSMRDTLVKFRNEALLRHQNKDISSAGSAIDIRSDEMFLDFIQEADDVQRAVKMHLEEGIQRYQYISIMLIMVSIASVAYLYRVLNKFEENRTVWVESLSKANESIAAKNEQLHNQAHYDSLTKLPNRVMFLESLEKSVSRASRLKNTFAVLFIDLDHFKTVNDQYGHDIGDKLLKSVATRINHCIRDSDTAARISGDEFVVVLEHLNDVQKATNAAGKIAKSLNKALQRPFQINDVCASISASIGIAIYPDDSMNSDSLMRYADNAMYHAKSLGKNNFQFYSEELNRISMSRIEIERDLKTAIKRDQFTLYYLPKWELRSGKIVGVEALLRWFHPTKGMICPDAFIPIAESTGLIRELDLMVLSKSIEQQKEWQAREIDTGTMAINVSAKSLKNQAFFEQLKRIVIDSGVDTTSLELEITESVLIENAEQAKVIFKELKQLGVRLALDDFGTGFSSLSYLKEFDFQTLKIDRSFVADYRESAKSMVLLKNILNLGRELGLDVVAEGVETSKQQEDLQDFGCLIGQGYFMTNPQPASILIERLFSANLAKVQYLRKVS from the coding sequence ATGAAGGCAAAGAGGTTATTTTTACTCACGGTTACTTTGGCAGGAATTATTATTTCCTTAACAACGTTACTGTTTGCGCAAGCGAACAAATTGTTGACAGAGAAAGCCCCGCTGATTGAAGCCTCTCAGGAAATCAAAATTAACGGCACACTGGCGCACCTTTGGTTCGAAGAGGTTATGTCTGGGGATGCCACTCAGTCGGTGCAAGAGGTGTGGTATTACCTCGACCTTGCAGACTGGCATACATTAGCTTTGCTAGAAGGTGGGAGCAGCATACAGGGTGACTTTAAGCCCATTCAAGATTCCGCTCTGCGAATCATCTTGGTTTCAATGCGAGACACACTCGTCAAGTTTAGAAATGAAGCGTTACTAAGGCATCAAAATAAAGATATCTCAAGTGCAGGTTCGGCCATTGATATCCGGTCAGATGAAATGTTCCTAGACTTCATTCAAGAAGCGGATGATGTCCAAAGAGCCGTGAAAATGCACCTAGAAGAGGGAATCCAAAGATACCAGTACATCAGCATTATGTTGATCATGGTCTCCATTGCTAGTGTTGCGTACTTGTACCGAGTGCTTAATAAATTTGAAGAGAACAGAACCGTTTGGGTTGAATCCTTAAGTAAAGCGAATGAATCTATCGCGGCCAAAAATGAACAACTGCATAACCAAGCACATTATGACTCTCTGACGAAATTGCCAAATCGGGTGATGTTTCTAGAGAGCTTGGAAAAGTCTGTTTCGAGAGCGTCACGATTAAAGAATACGTTTGCTGTGCTGTTCATCGATTTAGATCATTTCAAAACCGTCAACGATCAATATGGTCACGACATTGGTGACAAACTTCTAAAAAGTGTCGCAACGCGCATCAACCACTGCATTCGAGACTCCGATACTGCCGCAAGAATCAGCGGAGACGAATTTGTTGTCGTTCTTGAACATCTCAATGATGTGCAAAAAGCCACCAATGCGGCCGGTAAAATAGCCAAAAGCCTGAATAAGGCGCTGCAACGCCCTTTTCAAATTAATGATGTTTGCGCATCCATTTCAGCCAGCATCGGTATTGCGATATATCCTGATGACAGTATGAACAGTGATTCTTTGATGCGTTACGCTGACAACGCGATGTATCACGCTAAGTCTTTGGGAAAGAACAACTTTCAGTTCTACTCTGAAGAGCTTAATCGCATTTCGATGTCGAGAATAGAAATCGAACGCGATCTAAAAACCGCCATTAAGCGAGACCAATTTACACTTTATTATTTGCCGAAATGGGAACTGAGAAGCGGCAAGATTGTGGGTGTTGAAGCCCTTCTACGGTGGTTTCACCCGACAAAAGGCATGATTTGCCCAGATGCATTTATTCCCATTGCTGAATCGACAGGATTGATTCGAGAGCTAGATTTGATGGTGTTGTCCAAGTCAATTGAGCAACAAAAAGAGTGGCAGGCGAGGGAGATTGATACGGGGACGATGGCGATTAATGTTTCTGCAAAAAGCCTCAAAAATCAGGCGTTCTTTGAGCAGTTAAAGCGCATTGTTATCGATTCTGGCGTTGACACAACAAGTTTAGAATTAGAAATCACAGAGAGTGTGCTGATTGAAAACGCAGAACAAGCGAAAGTCATCTTCAAGGAGTTAAAGCAACTTGGCGTTCGTTTGGCTTTGGATGATTTTGGCACTGGATTTTCATCACTCTCCTACTTGAAAGAATTCGACTTTCAAACACTCAAAATTGACCGAAGTTTTGTGGCGGATTACAGAGAAAGCGCCAAATCAATGGTGTTACTCAAAAATATTCTAAATCTAGGAAGAGAGCTTGGCTTAGATGTGGTTGCTGAAGGAGTTGAAACGAGCAAGCAACAAGAAGATCTGCAAGATTTTGGGTGTCTTATTGGGCAAGGCTACTTTATGACTAATCCGCAACCCGCCAGTATTCTCATAGAGCGACTGTTTAGTGCTAACCTCGCAAAAGTTCAGTACCTCAGAAAGGTGAGTTAG